A segment of the Chaetodon trifascialis isolate fChaTrf1 chromosome 2, fChaTrf1.hap1, whole genome shotgun sequence genome:
GGGATGATTCAGCGTTATGCAGTACGGTTCATATGGTTTAGGGTTAGGATAATACTGACAGTGACCTTTCATCAGCCTTTGTGGGCCACCACTGATAAACCTttttagaaaacacaaaatgctgcttcttctttttatgGAGGGTTTTGAGTCAAATCCAATCGAAGCcttttaattaaataataagAAAGTAAAGTCTTGCACTAGAATGGCCATTTTTGGCAATTCCATCTTGATACACAGCACGATGTTTACATTAGTTACATCGTTGCCATTAAAAATACTAATAAAATACTATATAAATTGTTGCCCAGGACAGGCAGTTCATAATCAGGCAGCTGTACTTTGGAAATCGTCTGTATGGAACAACAGAAAGAGTGCTCTGATTTTTAGAACTTACTAGGCTTTACTTCCTGTTGCACTTATCATGTTTGTTATCATCTGGAAGAGGGCCTGCAGATGGACTGTGACCCCTGCATGACAGATGCAGTGTCACAGGAATGAGTCAATATCATGTGAACAGATATGAAACATTTGGATCTAATGTCAAACCCACATGGTTGTTAAATAGAGCCCAGCACATTTCCACTGACCTCTCATGACCTTCATCTGATATTTTGCTTTAACCCACTCTCAGGTAAAGCCCCTCTTCCTCGTCCCGGCTACCAGATGCCAGAGCCTGATGGATGTAGCTCCTATTTCTTTGGTCTTCCTATTCCAGAGGGGGTatgcttcttctctctgttcgGGACAATTTCATGCAGATTTATAGAACTTGCACTCAGGAAGTGTAATTAATAGTGACTGTAAATTCCTAGGGGGCTGCAAAAatgatgttttacattttaaaaattcCAAGACCCTCCACCCCAATAAGAGAACAGCGTATAAGCAGCAGCAATAAGCGTTAAGCTTTCAAGCTTAACGCTTATGGAGCAATCACTTTTACACAGCCCAAGCTTGACATAAGGAGATTTAACAATTGccaaaaatcacagaaaacataaCAAATGGTGTCAGCTGTTCACTGAAcattcaaactgctgctgattttTGAACCAGGAGCTACTAAATTATTATTTCCACTGACACTGAACAAGTGATCGGACCACTGAGATTCTTCACGCACTAATATTTTCACTTCACCTGTCGCCCCTCAAATCCTTTTTGAACAGTCCCTAAATGTCCAGAGAAGTCTACATTTGAACAATGgaatcagtgtttctgtgaagtAAACTAACCCCCTGTGAACCCTGCAAACCCATTACTCACGTTTGCTGTGTGACAGATGGACATGGGCATCCCTGCCATGACCAAGTGCTGCAATCAGCTGGATATGTGTTACGACACCTGCGGCTCCAACAAGTACCGCTGCGACTCCAAGTTCCGCTGGTGTCTCCACAGCATCTGTTCTGACCTCAAGAAGAGCCTTGGCTTTGTGTCAAAAGTTGAAGGTCGGTCATCTTTTAACCTTTTCCATTGAGTCCAAATGTTGTGAATGAGTGCTGatgtaatatttaaaaaaaatggtttaAAGAGATTCAAACAGCCCCAAAAATCAGGCTAATATTAAACTTTAATtcaaaaatcaagaaaaaaaaaaagattacataCTGGTCTTTCAATGTTCTATGAAATTGACCGTAGGCTGAAATCTCAGATAACAGGAAAATGTCAAACCCTTCCTTCTTTGTGCACACTGCTCTGTACTAACTGCACGCCTGTGtctcttcacttcctctgctcAGCATGTGAAACAGTAGCAGACACCTTCTTCAACTCGGTGTGGACTCTGGGCTGCAGACCCTACATGAACAGCCAGAGAGCAGCGTGCTACTGcccaggagaggagaaagatgaactttagatgaacacatgaatcgCTCTCCTATTTATAATAGCATCAACTGGAGCAGCCTatcagatgctgctgctccacGTTATGGTGTTGCAAAGACTGCTGTGTCACTACTTGAGTAATTTATTTTGAAGTTCTTCTTctgattttgttcattatttcaCATCGCAACAGAAATGGATGTTATTGTCAAAAGCTCATCTGAACACTGCGCTGCAAGCCCAGACTTGTTTGTCTGTAGAGGTGCATCAGTGCAGCGGAGATGGAAAAGGAAGAATGTATCTGTGGTGTGAACTTTACAATGCATAGATCGCCTCTCGTGTATCATGCTTCCAGTCTATTACTACGTCACACGTATGATATGGTGTGAATAAATGCTGACACATACATGAGTGTCATGGTGTCATTTCACTGGCAGAATTCATTACCTGCAGTCCTCAGATCAGTGCACTTCATCAGACGACCTACGTGTTAGAGTACCTGGTCGCAGCTAATGTAGCTTGTCACATGCAAAAGTACTGCTTTTGATGTGTAGAACTGGAGGTGTTCCCTTTTAGTGTTAGTAT
Coding sequences within it:
- the LOC139342370 gene encoding group XIIB secretory phospholipase A2-like protein, producing the protein MTRWALLAPLLLGLFIHSAVGQDAEDPAPPGQASDGTQAQDASGDWGLNSLRNSFESVGGYFDSMLEFMGGRDGVCQYRCRYGKAPLPRPGYQMPEPDGCSSYFFGLPIPEGMDMGIPAMTKCCNQLDMCYDTCGSNKYRCDSKFRWCLHSICSDLKKSLGFVSKVEACETVADTFFNSVWTLGCRPYMNSQRAACYCPGEEKDEL